gaaCTCTCTAATGCCAAAAGTAAAGATGTGATATTAAGAGTTTTGGTGGCTGATGTTTTCTCCTAAAACCCAGTTATCTGTAATTTCCCtcaaactcacctatttgctgtttttgtggtCCGGCCAAAGCAGTAAAAGTATTACTTTGGCACTATCTTGTAGCAACGCGGTGCCAAAGAACAATTTTTAAGTGAGTTGACCAGTCTAAACCTGTCTAAAGGGGGGGACAGCAAATAGGGCTGCAACTAATGATAATATTCAACTTTTCAATTAATTGATACCCCCcccttcctgaaaaaaaaatgcatccccTTATTAATAAACAAATTATGATtccattcatgttttggggcggcacggtggcgcagctggtaaagcgttggcctcacagttctgaggtcccgagttcaatcccggacccgcctgtgtggagtttgcatattctcgctgtgcctgcgtggttttttttctgggcactccggtttcctcccacatcccaaaaacatgcaacattaattgcccctaggtgtgattgtgagtgcggctgtttgtctcgatgtgccctgcgattggctgggaaccagttcagggtgtaccccgcggcctcctgcccgttgacggctggaatagcttccagcactgcccgcgaccctcgtgaggataagcggcaaagaaaatagatggatggattcatgtaTTGGTCAAAAACTGTCAGAAAATCGGCAACAATGTTGATGACTGCTttccaaagttaaaaaaaaaaaaaaaaaacgtgttagCAATTttgattcaacaaaaaaatctgctttcatggaggactacaaaaattggagaATATTGAATGAAATTAATGACGATTTGGGCAAGTTAAAGGTTTTCTTGATTAATCGATTGTCAAAATGCTCCCCTATTAATTTGATTATCGATTGTTCTTACCTGCTTTGTCGGTATTGGCCATGGCATTAAGTCCGACGTTGTCAAACTTGGCCCCGGCGTTGTTGTCCAGCATGCATCCAAACTTCAAAAccgcaacaaaaatatttaatatacaaaataaacaatcaGACCACATTTAAATGGTTGAATTCCTGCGATCAAGTGCGATCGCTCACCTCTTCAGCCGCCGCAAAAATGCCTCTATCTTTTactcctttctttttcttctttcctgcTTTGGAGCCTcacaaggggggaaaaaggaggACGGACGAATTCAGTTTCAGAAAATTTTCGATAGTCATTTCTGAAAAGAACAAATGAGAACCAACCAAAAGCTTGCGGGGAGTCGAGCGCCTCCGTCGACTTCCTTTTGACTTTCTTGGAAGGCGGCGTCACTTCTGGGACGTCATCTTCGTCGTCTAGGAGGAGGACGAAAGGGTCTTTGTCAATGGTAAAATACCCGCGTAAAGTTTTACGGGGTTTCTTTGTATTCTGAATTACAGTCATTAATTCAATTAACTATGCAatgataaaaaaagaataaaattttcattcaatttgAGGGAAAATGATAGAATTATTGCAGGCGCGTTGCTGATGTAAACACTGACTTATTTTTCTGCCGTGTTTGTAAACTCACCAAAGTCAACATCTTCATCATCGTGGTCTTCAAGCTCTGGAACTGAAATGACAAAGAACTTTTCAGCAGTTACTCAAAAATGTCGAGGACTTGATGTTACGTCGCAATCTGGCGAATTTGGATCTTTTGCGACAGCAACAAATAATTCTTTACTGTCTTCGTCGTTTCCGTCAGGATCCATGAAGATTCCTCCCTGGTCGTCTCCGTCTTGTTCAAAGTCTTCCTCGTCCATGCTGCCCAGCGACACCTCCTCGTCATCCAggtccaagtttgagtctgagtCAGAGTCGGCGTCCTTGGCGCCTTTTTTCCTTTTGCCGCCTTTCATGTTCCTGACAAATCGAGATGAGTGCCATTAGCTGTCACTCAAATTTCATTGTAGGTATAAAAGGTATTCACACCCCTGATCAAATGCAAACATTGAtggtgtatacacacacaaaaaaagagacagaTAAATTATCTCAAACTTAGTGCATCATTAATGTGAACTATAACCTGTAAAACGTAATTGAGAAAAAGTCTTGAAAaaggaaagtttaaaaaacaaaaacaactggtTGCATAAGAGAGATTCAGGGAGgctttttctgccttttttttgctctctaccAAAAAATGTAAGGTTTTAGGATTTTGTGATTAGGCTGAATCTTGGTTTCAACAAacctagccatccatccatccatccatccatccaattttcttagccacttatcctcacgacggttgcggagagtgctggagcccatcccagctgtcaaggggcaaaCAGCCGCagcccacaatcacacctaagtgcaatttagagtgtccaattaatgttgcatgttttggggatgtgggaggaaaacggagtgcccagaggaaacctacgcaggcacggggagaacacgcaaactctactaaggcggggtcgggatcgaacccggaacctcagaactgcgaggccaatgcttttcagctgaaccaccgtgccacccaaaccTAACCACTACTAACGCTGATAAAAGTTTAGCTCACCCGGCAAAGTCCAAGTCTTCATCTGGGAAGTCGGTGAAGTATGAGTCTGCTTCACATGAgtctgtttacaaaaaaaaaaaaagacttgttgGCAacgaggaaaagaagaaaaggaacagCAAGGAAGCGGAGAATGATGGAAAAGGAGTCAACTGACCGAGGACCTTCTCAAACTCGTCGTCGTCCACGTCCTCCACGCTCTCGTTGTCGTCCTCCACTCTGGGCCGGAGAAGGGCCTTCTCCTCCTGACGCTTCTTGAAGAAGCTGCAAGGCAACACAAACCAAGAACCACCACCCGCTCACAACACTTTCAGACAAATAAGAACACCCTTGAATGACCCCCACAGGGGAAATTCAGGTCCTACAAAAACTCCAagcagtgtttaaaaaatattaacaaaagACATGGTAAGAAATAGTGTAAAAGTGAATATTACCTTTTTTGagcggtagaaaaaaaaaacaaacccaaaaaaaaaaaaatcagagcagCGGtagtttttaaattcatttcagtAAGTGAAACTGACCTCATACTACATTGATTTTAGAAAatccagaccccccccccaaaaaaaaatcacatcagctggtgtcaaaaaaagaaaaactcaccGATAAAAGAAGATTTCATCCACAGGAATCTGACTTTCTTCTTTGCACAGAAACTCTTCACTGTTCactaacacacaaaaaatattgactAAATAAAACTTGCCCTTATTATATCACTCAGTTGAAATGAATTTAACAGAAGAAAATTTGTTTGAGAAAAACATATTGAGAGCGCTGACCTGGTAGGAAAATGCCATTTAATCTCTTTTTGGGCTGCAGCACTGACGTGTCTGTGTtttctacaagaaaaaaataaataaataaataaattaacatttaatttgagtctataattttttattaaaaatgcattttgattaCGTTTGCCCTTTGTCTGTTTGGGGTTTCTGAAGACAAATCTGTCGAGGAAGCGCATGAGGGTGAAGTCCTGCAGCGGGTCTCCCGAGTACTGGATAAAGTCGTCCTGTTCACATTTAACACATGAAACAATTTCAATCACTTCACGGGAGAGATCAACAAAATAAtagccagaatttttttttttttaatatatgtgtaaattaaaattattgtCACATGAACACTGAGGAAGTTCAATTCAGTTTCTTACCTGGAGAAgcgtttttgcaaaaaacgaaaCTGACGGGTGAAAGTGCAGCGACAACtgagaaaggaaacagaaaatgctgaaaaattataaaaatggaTCATTGTAATATTTAATGAACAAAAGAATACAGGcttgattctttttttaaacatgaaaggACTACAGAGATGGAGTGTGTGTCTCTTTTCAGTTTCTCACTCTGTGGAGTTCCCACAATGCAGCGTGGTCTGCGCCACAGAATAATGGATTCCTGTGCAGCGGGTCGTACGTATGCACTTGTTTATGGCCTGCCCACAGGAAGTAAGTCAattgatcaatcaatcaatcattgacaccttttgtgtgtgtgcgcgtgtgtcagACCTTCCAGGTTCTGATGATGTACCCACGATGCCACAGGTTTCGACACCTGCACCGTTGCCGCCCCTTCCTCCACCTTGTCGGCGTCGGTGAAGTgctcctcttcatcatcgtcatccTCCTTTTCCTCGGGAAGGTCTTTGAATGCCTCTTCCGCATCCTTAATAACACACgcatttcacattttgaaatgttgacgTGAATTGTTATGTGATAAAGTCATtcacagcttttgagtagaagaGAAAGATTTGTGGCCAAACTTGCATTGTCAAGTCGTTTATAAGGGAGAGAAATTCCAACAtgtcaaaaagtaaaatgttaacTAACGATGTTAAATATCAACGATAATGAAATGCTTCTATAAAACATGtaaatgtgaagtttttttcaacattatgaAATAATCTTAAAGTGTTCCTGGAATATTGTATTGCGTCATGTTGATTAAGAAAGCCGCTCCTACTCCTTCCTCCTGCAGCAATGTCTTGAGTCCCGGCTTGGCCCGCATGACCTCGGAGACCAGGAAGAGGGCGCCGCAGGCGAAGGTGGCACCTTGCTCGGCGCTGACTTGGAGCAGACGCTTGACGAACGCTTTGATGCGACGCAGCACTGTGTCGGCTTTCAGGGATTTGTACACCAGGTTGAGGAACATGTTTTGACGGGAAGACGTGGACAAACCCGCGTCCAGGAGCTTCCTGCGGATCAGGAGACGAAGAAAGAGAACTTCAGCAGCGTGAGGAACCGAACTCACTTTACTAAGCCCTTCACTTTTAGAGGTCAAGTGTCaaccctacaaacattctatatgaaaaatacatataacatgaaatcacctcaatgtctatacgaaaaaaattaatacgAGCGGAGAGGGCATCATCCATGCACTAAGTTGcaaaagtctcattcgacatccaagtggtcgccgtattggcagcatctcctgcccgtgatgtcacactgggacatttgccattgaaaacacgctgcgccacctattatgggagatgaacacgcgccttctgacacggaaactgttttcgaagagaacatctcacaaccgagtgaagggaccggggcaatattagcctatcgtttcgagccatatttagatgctatgcggatcacggccaaaccgcatgtgcctaaaccacctccccgtccaatTCACCTCCATacggcagtgataaaaacaacccctCCCGCGAGCGACAATGCcgccgccgcggccaaaccgcctccctgtccgatccacctccgcgcggcggcgatgagccaccctggcctgGCTCGGccctgcgatgagccaccccggccgaagccgtgcctcgtccGCCGCGCAGGTGTAGGATGTGTGGATGATGACCCCAGGTGGACCTAAAAAAGACCTGCACCTCacatgcatatactgtactccaccccccccccaaaaaaaaaaaaaaaaagtcgatcCAACAAATATACGGTCGCTACTTCACGGATTTCGTTGATTGTGGAGGTGGTTTGGATTGTAACGAGGGACTAGTATATTCGACTAAGGTTGCAGGCCCAGTTACCTGTACAAGGCCACGTAGTAGCGGTCCGAGATGCTCTGCTGGGCGTCCATGACCTGGAAGAGCAGCATGAGCGCCTGCACGGCCGTGTTGAACTTGACCAGATGCACCACCTTGAACAGCGTGTCCATCTGCTCCTTCACCTTCTCGTCTCCGGTGCCGGCGTACGGGTACGCCCGGTTGACGCCCGACAGCAGCGCACTGAGCATCTTGGTCTCAACGTCCTTCTTGTTGATGCAGGCTCGGAAGAAGGAGAAGTAGACAGCGATCAGTTTGGCGGCCAGCGCTTCCTCGTCGTGACTCAGGTGCACTTGGCTGAGGAAACACACGGCGTAGTACTGCGCTTTGGGACTAATGTTGGCCCGGAACATGAGGCGCTCCACCTCGCAGCAGACCACCACCTTCATGTTGGGGTGCCGGTGTAATAAAGTCTCCAGCAGGTGGGAGGCCTTGGCTGCCATTTTGTACTCGGGGTCTCCCAACTTGTTGACGAGTTGGATAAGCAGCGCCCGCTCCTGCTCTGGAAACTGGCACAGCAGCTCGTACGCGGTTGCCAGCGCCTTGGACTTGGTGGCCGTCACCGTGTCATGAGCCAACTCGTCCAGCAACACTACAAACTGTGCCACGTGGTGCTTCAGGTGGTGCTCAAAATACCAGAGGAGCAGGCGGCGGTCGCGGGTGTCGCGGTTGCCGCTCGCCAGCTCCTCCAGCTTGTCGAACGGGTGCTGGTCGAAAGCTCGTAGCTTCCTGTTTCCtggcagcaggttggacaggaacAACTCCCGCAGCGTGTCCACCGCCATCAGGCTCATCCGCCTGTTGCCCTTCTTCTTCATCATGGACACCAGGCTGGCAACGTGCTCAAGCATGTGCACCGGCGCGTCTTGGATCAGAACCGTCATCGCCGCCATCCTGTCGGCCAGAACGCCGGCAGACACCACCGTCTTCATCCAGGCAGAGTTGGCTCCTTTCTGCAGGTTCTTCTTGTTCTTGTACATCTCCACGTCGGCCTCGTACAGGCGCTGGGCCAGCGCCTTGTAGGACGAAACCACAGCGGGATCCTGCGGGACGTTGGAGCCCTCGGCGCTGTATTCCAAGTCAAACCATTTGCCTCCGGGTTTCAGCAGCAGGACGTTCCTCTGACGGAATTCATACACGTTTTGTTTGTCACGTTTCCCAGACGTAGCAGCCGCCGCTCCTTTCGgcgtcttctccttcttctccaccTTAGGACGCTTCTGCTGCGGCTTGGAAGCCTTTTCCTCTGCAGGTTTCTCTTTTTTGGACTTTGGAAGCTCCTTCTTAGGAATTGCTTCTTCATCCTTCTCATCTGCGACGACATTTAGGTGGGAAAGCTCTGGAAGGCCCAATTTAGTGATGAACTTTTCTAGTTCTCCTTCCTCCAGGTCATCTATGGTACCTTTCTTCCCTCCGTCCACCATGTCAACGGACGCGTTCAAGTTGGACAGGAGCATGAAGTCGGCCTGCAAACAGCAACATTAGTAATTCATAAATCATGTCTTATAAATCAATTCAAATTCTTTCAGAACTTGCGCTGTACGTCTCATAATGtagttttctttcggcttgtccctttcggggtcgccacagcgtgtcatctcagatgaacgcacatatgtttggcacaatttttacgcaaTATTTACTCtaaattcaaaatgtattccCTTAGAGTCTTGGATAGAGTAACAGTTTCATCATCCATCATGTTTGTTGAGGAACATGATTTAATGTATCCAGAAGTTAGACTGTTACAAGCAAGGTtggaatgtaaacaaacaccaatactttgttactgtacttaagcaaatttttgtagtcacccatacttgtgtatttatttttctggtgaCTTTTTCCTTTACTCGTGAGTCTATACATTCGAGACCTTGACATCTTTGGGTCTAAAAGAGAGAAAAACTACTGGCTTCtggccttcaaaaaaaaaaaaaaaaaacataaaaaaagctaCAGGTAAGAAGTATTTTCCAGTTGGTATCAGGAGCtaaataagacattttcattAAGTATTTCACATTAATGAGTCACTTTTGTTTTCCTGATAGCGTACAAGTAATTATGTACGTTAATAAAAGAGGGAAACTTTTCTGTTCAgaaagctttatttatttattatttatttttatgataaaagtccatccattttccaagcagcttatcctcaggaAGGAGCCGggttacactctgaactggttgccagctagataataaaattatttttaaaactaaaacagACAATGTATATAACTTCGTCTTGTACTCCAGTAATACATTTCACagtttgtaattttaattagGGAGAGGAAATTAATCAGTACTTATTTACTGGACTTCACATAAGTACCTTTGTTTGTGCTAAAATGCAGACTGTGATTAATGATGACACCTATTAGCCGAATTCGTGATTAATAAGACGTCAGACTTGATtagatgaatgaatgcatggacTTGCCTGAGTGCCACCGAGCCACAGAACATCCTTGAGACTGAACCCGTCCTCCTCCACCTTGCATCGACCGTCTCCCATGTTTGTATTATTGTCCTCTACGTCgcagtcctcctcctcctcctccattatGTTCTCTTCGTGCTGGCTTCTCCACTTTTTACCACCCTTCGATTTTTTCCCGAACTTGTTTTTGGCCGCCATGCTGCTAGCATGAGAACATACGACCCGGAAGTAGAAAATGTTGAGGGTTGTTTCCGCACCACACATGCACTTTCATACGCACGCGTATTAAGGGCACAGTTTGTTATACACTATCACTTAGAAGAAATATCATTGAAGTTCAATATATACATCAtgcttttatcattttaaaaacatgcttttgtcatttttctgttatattttattgttattttgaatATACATTTGAATTCAAACGAACACATTTTGCCGGCCTGGTTTAATTTTTTAGTGTCAAAATTAATGCCTCATTTTATGGGCCTATCACACTTGAAATTAACCAAATCAAGAGAGCTCGAGTGAGCAAATCAAGTACTAAATATGACTGTAACTTGTCCAATCAGAAGATTTGTTGGCTTTGACGTACAGTGAAGTTTTAATAGATAGAGACCagattttcaaaacaagacaataTATTGTAACTACGTACCACAGTCAGAATATAAGAATTTTAAAATGCAGAGCAatttactattaaaaaaatatatagttaaaAACCAACGCATAATCTTGTTAATCGATCCAAAATTTAAAGGGCCTcgttatatattttgttgtgaaaGGACAGGAAacattgtcattgtcattgcTATCCGAAAAGCGTGTCTAAATAACGTGTCTTAGCTTTAGCTCTTAGCCTTTCCACGAGGACTCTCCAGCCCATAAATCAACatcattcaaaatatttttgtcttttgtactTGAAACGAAACCGTTTTGTGTTGCCACTTACGCACTTGTGGCtcaccgcgctaatgctaacgccacaCCTGCTACTAGTAAACAGTTCTATTTAACACACTTGGAATCGAAAATGAGACTTAAGTGAGCGTCCAAGTGTTCCCTTTCCTTCACATTTGGAGAAATGAGGGGACCTAGTGCTGCTAAAACACGACAACTTCTCCGGTTGATTCATTCTGCCAGTCCAGCAGGTAAGAACTGTGCTACTAAATGTATTATatgacaccaccccccccccgccaaaaaaaaagggtttcaaaAGAAATAATCATTAATTAACTCAAAAATAAGGTGTaatgaaaattaatgaatggacATATGTGGAAACAATTTTGATCGCCCTCTGGATGGCTGGACCTACTATTAAGCCCTTAAAAAGTCACTTTcccaatgtttttttgaaacatttttaaattaaatataaccATCTTCGAGTTATGTTTTCAAGCAAAATGAAGTGCAATATTCGAAACAGTTGTCAGCAGTAATTGGTGAGTGTATATGAGAATGTAATAATATCAAAATAATGGTATCTGTCATCcactccccaaaaatatttggtcCGATTGCAGATTTGGGAACCCTCatagataaataaaatctaCAAAAATATAGTGGTGAGGGAGTGGGGGTGAATGGTTTTGAACACAGctaatgtttgtttgttctcagCGCGATGTCGAGCAGCCACCAGCAGACCATCGAGCTCGTCATCTTCCCCCGAGGAGGATGCGACCGGATCGTCGATGCTGCGACACCTGACGTCCAAAATCAAAGCCACCGGGCCCATTTCTGTGGCCGAGTACATGAGGGAGGCGCTTACCAACCCAGTGATGGTTTGTCAGCGCCGTTTTTCCATTTCCGCCGCATCCGCAGTGGGGACGTGCGCCACCTCGTATTTTGTTTATCTTGCAACTTCAGGGGTATTACGTGAAGAAGAACATGGTGGGAACGGACGGAGACTTCATCACATCGCCAGAAATTAGTCAGATCTTCGGAGAGGTGAAAACTTATCAAGCATCTCTTGgtgcttctctttttttttagggtctTTTACTTTTTGCTACTTAGATAAAACGTATTTACTTCCTGTTTCTGCAGCTGCTTGGCGTATGGGTGGTCAGCGAGTGGATGGCAGCGGGACGGCCCAAACAGCTCCAGCTGGTGGAGCTGGGACCGGGTAAAGGATCTTTGGCCAGCGACATTCTCCGAGTACGACGGAACCGCctcgacgttttttttttcggcgacGGACACCATCATATTTATCAAATTGATTTGCTTC
This genomic window from Syngnathoides biaculeatus isolate LvHL_M chromosome 23, ASM1980259v1, whole genome shotgun sequence contains:
- the cebpz gene encoding CCAAT/enhancer-binding protein zeta isoform X2 — protein: MCGAETTLNIFYFRVVCSHASSMAAKNKFGKKSKGGKKWRSQHEENIMEEEEEDCDVEDNNTNMGDGRCKVEEDGFSLKDVLWLGGTQADFMLLSNLNASVDMVDGGKKGTIDDLEEGELEKFITKLGLPELSHLNVVADEKDEEAIPKKELPKSKKEKPAEEKASKPQQKRPKVEKKEKTPKGAAAATSGKRDKQNVYEFRQRNVLLLKPGGKWFDLEYSAEGSNVPQDPAVVSSYKALAQRLYEADVEMYKNKKNLQKGANSAWMKTVVSAGVLADRMAAMTVLIQDAPVHMLEHVASLVSMMKKKGNRRMSLMAVDTLRELFLSNLLPGNRKLRAFDQHPFDKLEELASGNRDTRDRRLLLWYFEHHLKHHVAQFVVLLDELAHDTVTATKSKALATAYELLCQFPEQERALLIQLVNKLGDPEYKMAAKASHLLETLLHRHPNMKVVVCCEVERLMFRANISPKAQYYAVCFLSQVHLSHDEEALAAKLIAVYFSFFRACINKKDVETKMLSALLSGVNRAYPYAGTGDEKVKEQMDTLFKVVHLVKFNTAVQALMLLFQVMDAQQSISDRYYVALYRKLLDAGLSTSSRQNMFLNLVYKSLKADTVLRRIKAFVKRLLQVSAEQGATFACGALFLVSEVMRAKPGLKTLLQEEGDAEEAFKDLPEEKEDDDDEEEHFTDADKVEEGAATVQVSKPVASWVHHQNLEGHKQVHTYDPLHRNPLFCGADHAALWELHRLSLHFHPSVSFFAKTLLQDDFIQYSGDPLQDFTLMRFLDRFVFRNPKQTKGKQNTDTSVLQPKKRLNGIFLPVNSEEFLCKEESQIPVDEIFFYRFFKKRQEEKALLRPRVEDDNESVEDVDDDEFEKVLDSCEADSYFTDFPDEDLDFAGNMKGGKRKKGAKDADSDSDSNLDLDDEEVSLGSMDEEDFEQDGDDQGGIFMDPDGNDEDIPELEDHDDEDVDFDDEDDVPEVTPPSKKVKRKSTEALDSPQAFAGKKKKKGVKDRGIFAAAEEFGCMLDNNAGAKFDNVGLNAMANTDKAGVKQLKWESQRDDWIHDRDAKTLRRKKSMFNKKKQFGRGKIFTTAARGNNKRKRK
- the cebpz gene encoding CCAAT/enhancer-binding protein zeta isoform X1, translated to MCGAETTLNIFYFRVVCSHASSMAAKNKFGKKSKGGKKWRSQHEENIMEEEEEDCDVEDNNTNMGDGRCKVEEDGFSLKDVLWLGGTQADFMLLSNLNASVDMVDGGKKGTIDDLEEGELEKFITKLGLPELSHLNVVADEKDEEAIPKKELPKSKKEKPAEEKASKPQQKRPKVEKKEKTPKGAAAATSGKRDKQNVYEFRQRNVLLLKPGGKWFDLEYSAEGSNVPQDPAVVSSYKALAQRLYEADVEMYKNKKNLQKGANSAWMKTVVSAGVLADRMAAMTVLIQDAPVHMLEHVASLVSMMKKKGNRRMSLMAVDTLRELFLSNLLPGNRKLRAFDQHPFDKLEELASGNRDTRDRRLLLWYFEHHLKHHVAQFVVLLDELAHDTVTATKSKALATAYELLCQFPEQERALLIQLVNKLGDPEYKMAAKASHLLETLLHRHPNMKVVVCCEVERLMFRANISPKAQYYAVCFLSQVHLSHDEEALAAKLIAVYFSFFRACINKKDVETKMLSALLSGVNRAYPYAGTGDEKVKEQMDTLFKVVHLVKFNTAVQALMLLFQVMDAQQSISDRYYVALYRKLLDAGLSTSSRQNMFLNLVYKSLKADTVLRRIKAFVKRLLQVSAEQGATFACGALFLVSEVMRAKPGLKTLLQEEGDAEEAFKDLPEEKEDDDDEEEHFTDADKVEEGAATVQVSKPVASWVHHQNLEGHKQVHTYDPLHRNPLFCGADHAALWELHRLSLHFHPSVSFFAKTLLQDDFIQYSGDPLQDFTLMRFLDRFVFRNPKQTKGKQNTDTSVLQPKKRLNGIFLPVNSEEFLCKEESQIPVDEIFFYRFFKKRQEEKALLRPRVEDDNESVEDVDDDEFEKVLDSCEADSYFTDFPDEDLDFAGNMKGGKRKKGAKDADSDSDSNLDLDDEEVSLGSMDEEDFEQDGDDQGGIFMDPDGNDEDIPELEDHDDEDVDFDDEDDVPEVTPPSKKVKRKSTEALDSPQAFGSKAGKKKKKGVKDRGIFAAAEEFGCMLDNNAGAKFDNVGLNAMANTDKAGVKQLKWESQRDDWIHDRDAKTLRRKKSMFNKKKQFGRGKIFTTAARGNNKRKRK
- the cebpz gene encoding CCAAT/enhancer-binding protein zeta isoform X3; this encodes MCGAETTLNIFYFRVVCSHASSMAAKNKFGKKSKGGKKWRSQHEENIMEEEEEDCDVEDNNTNMGDGRCKVEEDGFSLKDVLWLGGTQADFMLLSNLNASVDMVDGGKKGTIDDLEEGELEKFITKLGLPELSHLNVVADEKDEEAIPKKELPKSKKEKPAEEKASKPQQKRPKVEKKEKTPKGAAAATSGKRDKQNVYEFRQRNVLLLKPGGKWFDLEYSAEGSNVPQDPAVVSSYKALAQRLYEADVEMYKNKKNLQKGANSAWMKTVVSAGVLADRMAAMTVLIQDAPVHMLEHVASLVSMMKKKGNRRMSLMAVDTLRELFLSNLLPGNRKLRAFDQHPFDKLEELASGNRDTRDRRLLLWYFEHHLKHHVAQFVVLLDELAHDTVTATKSKALATAYELLCQFPEQERALLIQLVNKLGDPEYKMAAKASHLLETLLHRHPNMKVVVCCEVERLMFRANISPKAQYYAVCFLSQVHLSHDEEALAAKLIAVYFSFFRACINKKDVETKMLSALLSGVNRAYPYAGTGDEKVKEQMDTLFKVVHLVKFNTAVQALMLLFQVMDAQQSISDRYYVALYRKLLDAGLSTSSRQNMFLNLVYKSLKADTVLRRIKAFVKRLLQVSAEQGATFACGALFLVSEVMRAKPGLKTLLQEEGDAEEAFKDLPEEKEDDDDEEEHFTDADKVEEGAATVQVSKPVASWVHHQNLEGHKQVHTYDPLHRNPLFCGADHAALWELHRLSLHFHPSVSFFAKTLLQDDFIQYSGDPLQDFTLMRFLDRFVFRNPKQTKGKQNTDTSVLQPKKRLNGIFLPVNSEEFLCKEESQIPVDEIFFYRFFKKRQEEKALLRPRVEDDNESVEDVDDDEFEKVLDSCEADSYFTDFPDEDLDFAGNMKGGKRKKGAKDADSDSDSNLDLDDEEVSLGSMDEEDFEQDGDDQGGIFMDPDGNDEDIPELEDHDDEDVDFDDEDDVPEVTPPSKKVKRKSTEALDSPQAFGKKKKKGVKDRGIFAAAEEFGCMLDNNAGAKFDNVGLNAMANTDKAGVKQLKWESQRDDWIHDRDAKTLRRKKSMFNKKKQFGRGKIFTTAARGNNKRKRK